A genomic stretch from Deltaproteobacteria bacterium includes:
- a CDS encoding M48 family metallopeptidase — MAARLKMTVDHMGQVQVLVPKRVSETLIKEFVLANLEWIEKQQARQTSRRENLLKKNPPKKFLPGELFRFYGIERQLIFEQSEKARLQFEIVENYLVAHLPGPMFSLAGEMLRQNLKEGLAKFSEAEARRHLTERIQFWSEKMKLKVSGLSFRNQKTRWGSCSTSGHISLNWKLVFAPEAVIDYVVIHELAHLVHANHSVRFWNLVETFDPEARLHRRWLRDHQLETAIFDKT, encoded by the coding sequence GTGGCTGCACGTTTGAAGATGACCGTGGATCACATGGGCCAAGTGCAGGTTTTGGTTCCTAAACGTGTTTCTGAAACGCTGATTAAAGAGTTTGTATTAGCAAATCTGGAATGGATTGAAAAACAACAAGCTCGGCAAACCTCTCGGCGCGAAAATCTCCTGAAAAAGAATCCGCCCAAAAAGTTTCTACCTGGCGAGTTGTTTCGGTTTTACGGAATAGAACGGCAGCTCATTTTTGAACAAAGCGAAAAAGCGAGGCTGCAATTTGAAATTGTAGAGAACTATCTCGTTGCTCATTTGCCCGGTCCGATGTTTTCGCTCGCCGGCGAGATGCTTCGCCAAAACCTGAAAGAAGGACTCGCGAAATTTTCAGAAGCGGAGGCTCGTCGGCACTTGACCGAACGGATTCAGTTTTGGTCCGAAAAAATGAAATTGAAGGTTTCGGGCTTGTCATTCCGAAACCAAAAAACTCGCTGGGGAAGTTGCTCAACTTCCGGTCATATAAGTCTGAACTGGAAATTGGTTTTCGCTCCAGAGGCGGTCATCGACTACGTCGTCATTCACGAACTGGCACATCTCGTTCATGCGAATCATTCAGTAAGATTTTGGAATTTAGTGGAAACGTTTGATCCCGAAGCGCGGCTTCATCGCCGGTGGCTTCGGGATCATCAACTAGAAACCGCAATTTTCGACAAAACGTAG
- a CDS encoding serine/threonine protein kinase: MSRSVFDDLNPDVILGACEELGFLPTGEVTQLNSYENRVFDIKVEADDRIDETSGPRHAIIAKFYRPGRWSHDAIRDEHLFLSDLRSEGIAAVAPFEIPTQLKSRRANDAEFSFMHEGFITAVFPKKLGRMPQEFLGDELKQVGRLLARIHNVGARRRATYRPTLNAETYGYQALDRLEGVVYPELWNRYQDAAEAICEFLDDELDPRDEIRIHGDCHKGNLLQYDLRGEKGFNFVDFDDCCNGPPVQDFFMLLSGASDLDDQAKSELEDLLTGYDELRAVPDNLYLLEALRGLRILHYAGWIAARWDDPFFPSLFPDFKGQNSYNWWADECLRIEQIASGL; encoded by the coding sequence ATGAGTCGTTCAGTATTCGATGACCTCAACCCCGATGTTATTCTTGGTGCCTGTGAAGAACTTGGGTTTTTACCTACAGGCGAAGTAACACAGCTCAATAGCTATGAAAATCGTGTCTTCGATATCAAAGTCGAAGCTGACGACCGAATCGACGAAACTTCCGGGCCGCGCCACGCCATCATAGCAAAGTTTTATCGGCCGGGACGCTGGTCACACGACGCCATTCGCGACGAACATTTGTTCCTGTCGGATTTGCGTAGCGAAGGAATCGCCGCAGTAGCTCCTTTCGAAATTCCAACGCAGCTAAAATCACGTCGAGCAAACGATGCGGAATTTTCTTTTATGCATGAAGGCTTTATCACCGCTGTATTTCCGAAAAAGCTTGGCCGAATGCCGCAAGAATTCCTCGGCGATGAACTGAAACAAGTCGGTCGGCTGCTTGCGCGTATTCACAATGTTGGAGCCCGCAGAAGGGCTACCTACCGGCCGACGTTGAACGCTGAAACTTATGGCTACCAAGCCCTCGACCGCCTGGAGGGGGTGGTTTATCCCGAATTGTGGAATCGATACCAAGACGCAGCGGAAGCAATCTGTGAATTCTTGGACGATGAACTTGATCCGCGCGATGAAATTCGTATTCACGGCGATTGCCACAAAGGCAACCTCCTACAGTACGACCTGCGCGGAGAAAAAGGTTTCAATTTCGTCGACTTCGACGACTGCTGCAATGGTCCGCCGGTTCAGGATTTTTTCATGCTTTTGTCCGGAGCGAGCGATCTGGATGACCAAGCGAAGTCTGAACTTGAGGACTTACTGACTGGCTACGATGAACTGCGAGCCGTGCCCGACAACCTCTATTTGCTGGAAGCATTGCGCGGTTTAAGAATTCTACATTACGCCGGATGGATCGCCGCACGATGGGATGACCCGTTTTTCCCCAGCCTTTTCCCCGACTTCAAAGGGCAGAATAGTTACAACTGGTGGGCGGATGAATGCCTTCGGATCGAACAGATTGCATCTGGGCTATAG
- a CDS encoding YbaB/EbfC family nucleoid-associated protein: protein MKGKGGFGGGGMAGIMRQANQMQAKIKKLQEELNERTHEGTSGGGAVKAVFKGETKLMSLTISPDAMKAGDAEMLQDMVVGAVNDALKKAKDTQAAEMEKITGGLGLSGMF, encoded by the coding sequence ATGAAAGGTAAAGGCGGATTTGGCGGTGGTGGCATGGCTGGAATTATGCGCCAGGCAAATCAAATGCAGGCAAAAATTAAAAAGCTTCAGGAAGAACTCAACGAACGCACGCATGAAGGCACTTCAGGCGGCGGGGCCGTGAAAGCGGTTTTTAAGGGCGAAACCAAGTTGATGTCATTGACCATTTCTCCGGACGCTATGAAGGCCGGCGATGCTGAAATGCTTCAGGACATGGTTGTCGGTGCGGTGAATGATGCTTTGAAAAAAGCCAAAGATACGCAAGCTGCTGAGATGGAAAAAATCACGGGCGGTCTTGGTCTTTCGGGAATGTTCTAA
- the recR gene encoding recombination protein RecR: protein MLRISSLERLVHQLNRLPGIGPKTAQRLAYQILREPELSTGLQEALVAVRETVHLCDTCFSYTDEPSVCRFCADPNRREDLLCVVEEPSDIVRVESSGAFRGRYHVLHGAISPLDGVGPDDLKIRELLLRIDQAKLTAPMTEVILALDPDLEGDTTVLYLAKILSERGLKVTRIASGVPLGSDIDYVDDRTLGRALENRVEL, encoded by the coding sequence ATGCTTCGTATCTCCTCTCTCGAAAGATTGGTGCATCAGCTAAATCGGCTTCCTGGCATTGGCCCGAAGACGGCGCAGCGCCTCGCCTACCAAATTCTTCGAGAACCAGAGCTTTCCACTGGTCTGCAAGAGGCTCTTGTGGCTGTTCGTGAAACCGTTCACCTCTGCGATACCTGTTTTTCATACACCGATGAACCCAGTGTCTGTCGTTTTTGCGCTGATCCCAATCGTCGCGAAGATCTTCTCTGCGTCGTTGAAGAACCCTCTGACATCGTCCGAGTTGAAAGCTCTGGCGCTTTCCGTGGCCGCTATCATGTCCTTCACGGTGCAATCTCGCCCCTCGACGGTGTTGGACCTGATGATTTAAAAATTCGCGAGCTTTTGCTGCGAATTGATCAAGCCAAACTGACAGCGCCAATGACGGAAGTTATTCTGGCCCTCGACCCCGATCTCGAGGGGGACACCACGGTTTTATATCTTGCGAAGATTTTGAGCGAACGCGGCCTCAAGGTCACGCGGATCGCTAGCGGCGTACCGCTTGGAAGTGATATAGATTATGTTGACGACCGAACGCTTGGTCGCGCTCTTGAGAATCGGGTCGAACTGTAA
- a CDS encoding gliding-motility protein MglA, translating into MAFINKEAGEIHCKLVYYGPSLGGKTTNVQWVYSRTTGQGQTAMQAFNANPERTLFFDFLPMDVGQIRGLKTRFHLYTVPGQVVYDSSRKLIMKGLDGVVFVADSQIERMEENLKAMQNLEKNLDQQGYDIRRIPLVIQYNKRDLPNVTPLAEMRAALNRVNAPDFEAVASNGKGVMETLKTISKTIVTTLKGGDI; encoded by the coding sequence ATGGCATTTATCAACAAAGAAGCCGGCGAAATTCACTGTAAACTTGTTTACTACGGGCCAAGTCTGGGCGGCAAAACAACCAACGTGCAATGGGTTTATAGCCGCACCACAGGCCAAGGCCAAACGGCGATGCAGGCCTTCAACGCGAATCCAGAACGTACTTTGTTTTTCGATTTCCTACCAATGGATGTTGGGCAGATTCGCGGACTGAAAACACGCTTTCACCTTTACACGGTCCCCGGCCAAGTCGTTTACGACTCCAGCAGAAAACTGATCATGAAAGGCTTGGACGGAGTCGTATTTGTGGCGGATTCCCAGATCGAGCGAATGGAAGAAAACTTAAAGGCGATGCAAAATCTCGAAAAAAATCTTGATCAGCAAGGTTACGATATTCGTCGAATTCCCTTGGTGATTCAGTACAACAAGCGCGACCTTCCGAACGTCACGCCGCTCGCTGAAATGCGCGCAGCTTTGAACCGTGTCAACGCGCCCGACTTTGAAGCTGTCGCAAGCAATGGCAAGGGAGTGATGGAAACTCTGAAAACTATTTCTAAAACCATCGTTACGACGCTTAAGGGTGGTGACATTTGA
- a CDS encoding branched-chain amino acid aminotransferase: MKITVERSKSPKLIPAAKEFGFGRFFSDHMALVDYVATASKESKDPAAGRSWQNPRVVPYGPLSLDPGAAVLHYGQELFEGLKAYRGDDGKVRLFRPEMNWKRMQSGAARICMQAPPMEIFVEVLKEFCRVESRWIPNEPKSAFYLRPTLIGTEPFLGVRPSNDYLFYVIGSPVGSYYGEGADTVKIKVETEFVRAAPGGIGAAKTGGNYAASLRAALEAKQEGFAQVLWLDATERKYIEEVGTMNVFFKINGKLFTPPLDGTILPGVTRDSVLRLLEEAGMKAEERPIALDEIVAASRDGKLEEVFGTGTAASISPVDSLGVNGERIRVGDGKVGPVSAQLLKRLTDLQYGRAEDLFGWTLLVDEKNL, translated from the coding sequence TTGAAGATCACAGTTGAACGATCAAAATCCCCGAAATTGATTCCCGCCGCGAAAGAATTTGGCTTTGGACGATTTTTTTCGGACCACATGGCACTTGTCGATTATGTCGCGACCGCCTCGAAAGAGAGCAAAGACCCTGCCGCCGGGCGAAGTTGGCAAAATCCGCGGGTGGTTCCCTATGGGCCATTGTCTCTAGATCCTGGCGCGGCCGTGTTGCATTACGGGCAAGAACTTTTCGAAGGACTTAAAGCGTATCGCGGAGACGACGGCAAGGTTCGCTTATTCCGACCTGAGATGAATTGGAAGCGGATGCAATCAGGAGCAGCAAGAATTTGCATGCAGGCTCCTCCAATGGAAATCTTCGTCGAAGTCTTAAAAGAATTTTGCCGGGTCGAATCGCGTTGGATTCCTAACGAACCGAAATCTGCTTTTTATTTACGCCCAACATTGATCGGAACTGAACCGTTTTTGGGCGTGCGTCCGTCTAATGATTATTTGTTTTACGTTATCGGATCTCCGGTCGGTTCTTACTACGGCGAAGGCGCTGACACGGTCAAAATCAAAGTTGAAACTGAGTTCGTTCGCGCTGCTCCTGGCGGAATCGGCGCAGCGAAGACCGGCGGCAACTATGCAGCCAGTCTGCGCGCAGCGCTTGAGGCAAAACAGGAAGGTTTCGCACAGGTACTTTGGTTGGACGCAACCGAACGAAAGTACATTGAAGAAGTCGGAACAATGAATGTGTTCTTCAAAATTAACGGGAAGCTTTTTACGCCACCACTCGACGGTACCATTTTGCCTGGTGTAACACGGGACTCGGTTTTGCGCTTGCTGGAAGAAGCAGGAATGAAAGCTGAAGAACGACCGATTGCATTGGACGAGATCGTCGCAGCCTCCAGAGACGGAAAACTAGAAGAAGTATTCGGCACCGGGACGGCCGCCAGTATTTCTCCAGTTGATTCGCTAGGCGTTAACGGAGAACGAATTCGGGTGGGCGACGGAAAAGTAGGTCCAGTTTCCGCGCAGCTCTTGAAGCGCCTCACTGATCTTCAATATGGTCGAGCGGAAGACCTCTTCGGGTGGACTCTTCTGGTCGACGAGAAAAACCTATAG
- a CDS encoding DUF4339 domain-containing protein, which translates to MEARFPIGEDTLWFVFHDDRQLGPFVTSELAKRINNGELPNSIHVWAQGFDDWKPIANVPGFDSYRIDVQSIEAAEAVDKLNQGFEMAGTEFISAEIQTKQSDKQLDIQRQEASEIAYWNQRQSVITQEANERIVGTNNDHGNRIVSWVSKHRFLTAIASLLLLMAIGLAWQTFAGSRGLNRQELSPDDFHNLKASMLESLTFSGPSASVAVATTSIAAPQFVIGTNLKDGTKITVKIEGVPDSMVGRFYYSMKTNVTVNNGVAKTGRLRETSKQGEAFLPGLYKVTLSSDVDRTILHQRTFFLGAMGNGDFEKELQAYHAKLSEQAGAEILEARQLVDTVSKVLNESNSWFTSVEKKLGGMTKSNRTKIWETQNSKFQALDVQMASIESQWKSATAASQIYHSELFTKISVLLQHIRLVHQTQGEILLATSDSLDATRRLAQTNYQAQIAVDSVTKYLKSIPETTVQKGLPFKPAP; encoded by the coding sequence ATGGAAGCGCGCTTTCCCATCGGCGAAGATACCCTCTGGTTCGTGTTTCACGACGACCGACAGCTTGGTCCTTTTGTTACGAGCGAACTCGCAAAGCGCATCAATAATGGCGAGCTTCCGAATTCGATCCATGTGTGGGCGCAAGGGTTTGATGACTGGAAGCCGATTGCGAACGTGCCCGGATTTGATTCTTATCGAATAGATGTGCAGTCGATTGAAGCCGCCGAGGCGGTGGACAAGCTGAATCAGGGTTTCGAGATGGCAGGGACCGAATTTATTTCGGCGGAAATTCAAACTAAACAGTCAGACAAACAACTAGACATTCAGCGGCAGGAAGCATCGGAAATCGCATATTGGAATCAACGTCAGTCAGTGATAACCCAAGAGGCAAACGAAAGAATAGTAGGGACCAACAACGATCACGGAAATCGAATCGTTTCTTGGGTTTCGAAACATCGCTTTTTGACTGCGATAGCTTCGCTATTGCTGTTGATGGCGATTGGTCTGGCTTGGCAAACATTCGCCGGTTCGCGCGGACTGAACCGACAAGAACTTTCGCCCGATGATTTTCATAACTTAAAAGCTTCGATGTTGGAAAGCCTCACGTTTTCCGGGCCTTCGGCGTCGGTCGCTGTGGCAACCACATCGATCGCCGCTCCTCAGTTTGTCATCGGGACGAATCTAAAAGATGGAACCAAAATCACGGTTAAAATCGAAGGCGTGCCAGATTCGATGGTCGGTCGATTCTACTATTCGATGAAAACAAATGTTACGGTTAACAACGGGGTCGCAAAAACGGGCCGTCTTCGCGAAACTTCGAAGCAGGGGGAAGCGTTTCTTCCAGGACTGTACAAAGTGACTCTGTCTAGCGACGTCGATCGAACGATTCTACATCAACGGACCTTTTTCCTGGGGGCCATGGGCAATGGTGATTTCGAAAAAGAGCTCCAGGCCTATCATGCAAAATTGAGCGAACAGGCCGGTGCGGAAATTCTGGAAGCGCGACAGCTCGTCGACACTGTTTCGAAGGTTTTAAATGAATCTAATTCCTGGTTTACGTCAGTCGAAAAAAAACTGGGTGGAATGACAAAATCAAACCGGACTAAAATCTGGGAAACTCAAAACTCAAAATTTCAGGCGCTCGACGTCCAAATGGCATCTATCGAAAGTCAGTGGAAATCTGCGACTGCAGCCAGCCAGATTTATCATTCAGAACTGTTCACCAAAATCAGTGTCCTCCTTCAACACATTCGCTTAGTCCATCAGACTCAGGGCGAGATCCTACTCGCCACTTCCGATTCACTGGACGCGACTCGACGTTTGGCCCAAACCAATTATCAGGCCCAAATAGCAGTTGATAGCGTGACTAAATATTTGAAGTCGATCCCAGAAACCACCGTTCAAAAAGGACTGCCATTTAAGCCGGCGCCCTAA
- a CDS encoding LysM peptidoglycan-binding domain-containing protein — protein sequence MAKAVQKTTFKIEALLLVGLMLGLFLGPGCALFRSQPEVSGPENAGFHRTASTSSNPVPLPVEIVTDISMIASGYGTQQDGVWKPVYPETEKLPPRAAGNPAAPGNQRLAADGTPLIVAEGTPKIVAEGEAVAVEQQREVSAEGAVSIRSRRRTASTGKTEDYTVKNGDTLMKISFAKYGNIYRWREIYESNQARISNFNSLVAGTVLTIQGVEYVVITKNGVPYLIRRGDTLGKISKSVYGVSEKWRSIWKNNPELIQNPNKIYAGFTLYYVPAPGSTKVTPVRQFSSDSNVDVAKAPASVPQSSASASVPVSASVAETNAPSEAAPSEAFSGPTQPASTVQESSPGESRWVPSER from the coding sequence GTGGCGAAAGCGGTACAAAAAACGACATTCAAAATTGAAGCGTTGCTTTTAGTGGGCTTGATGCTGGGTCTTTTTCTTGGCCCCGGCTGCGCACTTTTTAGAAGTCAACCGGAAGTGAGTGGCCCCGAAAACGCTGGGTTTCACCGAACCGCATCTACAAGTTCCAACCCAGTTCCCTTACCTGTAGAAATCGTCACCGATATTTCGATGATCGCATCTGGTTATGGTACCCAACAAGATGGCGTATGGAAGCCGGTTTATCCGGAAACTGAAAAGCTTCCACCAAGAGCCGCCGGAAATCCTGCTGCACCCGGAAACCAACGATTGGCAGCCGATGGCACTCCGTTGATTGTCGCCGAAGGAACTCCGAAGATCGTGGCCGAAGGAGAGGCGGTAGCAGTTGAGCAACAGCGCGAGGTCTCCGCTGAAGGCGCCGTTTCGATTCGGAGCAGAAGGCGAACTGCTTCGACCGGTAAAACTGAAGACTACACGGTCAAAAATGGCGACACATTGATGAAAATCTCGTTTGCGAAATACGGGAACATTTACCGCTGGCGTGAGATTTATGAATCCAATCAAGCACGCATTTCGAACTTTAACAGCCTCGTCGCCGGAACAGTGCTGACGATTCAAGGTGTTGAGTACGTCGTAATCACGAAAAACGGCGTCCCCTACCTTATTCGGCGCGGCGACACGCTGGGAAAGATTTCGAAAAGCGTTTATGGGGTTAGTGAAAAGTGGCGCTCCATTTGGAAGAATAATCCCGAGCTCATTCAAAACCCGAACAAGATCTACGCCGGCTTTACTTTGTACTACGTGCCAGCTCCAGGAAGCACGAAGGTGACACCGGTCCGTCAGTTTTCAAGCGATTCGAATGTGGACGTTGCAAAGGCCCCTGCTTCCGTACCGCAGTCATCCGCATCGGCTTCAGTGCCAGTTTCAGCGTCGGTCGCAGAGACTAACGCACCATCCGAAGCCGCTCCTTCGGAAGCATTCTCAGGCCCCACACAACCTGCGTCGACGGTGCAGGAATCTAGCCCCGGGGAAAGTCGCTGGGTCCCTAGCGAGCGCTAA